From the genome of Candidatus Methylopumilus rimovensis, one region includes:
- a CDS encoding M48 family metallopeptidase encodes MINLKPTNLELFLPSGKKIKYLLKRRNRRTIGLKVDHDGLVIHAPILIPRSRIEELIAPKLDWIQEKLSLQLSKKKKVNWKTGEVIHILGNKVILSLKTSRTNSVLQDKDILHVETNRMHDQIHSAKLVSKWLKEKALKDFVRRVEVFSVKLNVHPSNVYLSNAKSRWGSCNSKKEIRLNWRLIQAPPHIINYVICHELAHLKEMNHSNRFWEEVEKVLPEYRSSEKELKTLSSDLYLIG; translated from the coding sequence ATGATTAATTTAAAACCTACCAATCTTGAACTTTTTTTGCCTAGTGGAAAAAAAATTAAATACCTCCTAAAAAGAAGAAATCGAAGAACGATTGGTTTAAAAGTCGATCATGATGGCCTTGTTATTCATGCACCAATTCTTATTCCTAGATCTCGGATTGAAGAGCTTATTGCGCCAAAACTTGACTGGATTCAAGAAAAACTCTCTCTTCAATTAAGTAAGAAGAAGAAAGTTAACTGGAAAACAGGTGAAGTAATTCATATTTTGGGTAATAAAGTTATTCTTAGTCTCAAGACAAGCAGGACAAATTCGGTTCTCCAGGACAAAGATATACTGCATGTCGAGACAAATCGCATGCACGATCAAATCCATTCTGCCAAGCTTGTATCAAAATGGCTAAAAGAAAAAGCATTAAAAGATTTTGTTCGAAGAGTTGAAGTATTTAGCGTAAAACTAAACGTTCATCCTTCTAACGTGTATCTATCAAATGCAAAATCTCGATGGGGAAGTTGTAACTCTAAAAAAGAAATTAGGCTTAATTGGAGGCTAATTCAAGCACCACCCCATATTATTAATTATGTGATCTGTCATGAATTGGCTCACCTAAAAGAAATGAATCATTCAAATCGCTTTTGGGAAGAAGTAGAAAAAGTACTTCCTGAATATCGCTCATCAGAAAAAGAACTTAAAACTCTCTCGAGCGACTTATATCTCATTGGTTAA
- a CDS encoding lysophospholipid acyltransferase family protein: MLYLRSIIFLVGMWIFTIPFTLASLLTFPFPPIARYKFISIWAKTMLYWLRISCNLNFVVKGEQNIGSTASIVLSKHQSAWETLAFQKIFPPQVWVLKQELLWVPFFGWGLAMTSPIAINRKAGRKSLEQILTQGLDRLKKGFWIVMFPEGTRTQPGQKGKYHIGGAWVASKTNTQVIPVAHNAGLFWPKNSILKKPGTIQVSIGEPIDVKNKEPNEIIKLTENWIEKEVLYLND; encoded by the coding sequence ATGCTTTATTTAAGATCCATTATTTTTCTAGTTGGTATGTGGATTTTTACTATCCCATTTACCTTGGCATCCCTGCTTACATTCCCCTTTCCGCCCATTGCAAGATATAAATTTATTTCAATTTGGGCAAAAACAATGCTATATTGGCTTCGAATTTCCTGTAATCTAAATTTTGTTGTCAAAGGGGAGCAAAACATAGGTTCTACAGCATCGATTGTACTTTCCAAACATCAATCAGCATGGGAAACTCTTGCTTTTCAAAAAATCTTTCCTCCGCAAGTTTGGGTTTTAAAACAAGAATTATTGTGGGTTCCATTTTTCGGATGGGGTTTAGCGATGACTTCCCCGATCGCCATTAATCGAAAAGCAGGACGAAAATCTCTAGAACAAATTCTTACTCAAGGCCTCGATCGACTTAAAAAAGGTTTTTGGATTGTTATGTTTCCTGAAGGAACGCGAACTCAGCCTGGACAAAAAGGTAAATACCATATTGGTGGCGCTTGGGTAGCCTCAAAAACAAATACACAAGTTATTCCCGTTGCTCATAATGCAGGTTTATTTTGGCCAAAAAATTCAATTCTTAAAAAACCGGGAACAATTCAAGTTAGTATCGGCGAGCCCATTGATGTAAAAAATAAAGAGCCTAATGAAATTATTAAGCTTACTGAAAATTGGATTGAAAAAGAGGTTTTATATTTAAATGATTAA
- the gmhB gene encoding D-glycero-beta-D-manno-heptose 1,7-bisphosphate 7-phosphatase encodes MKLVILDRDGVINEDSVNFIKTPNEWIPIQDSLESIALLNQSGFKVVIATNQSGISRGLFDVSTLNRIHEKMFKLLSQQGGHIDAIFFCPHRAEEGCECRKPKPGMLKEIAHRFGIDLKKAPGIGDSLRDLQAFEAVGVQPILVKTGKGEETLAKGGLPKNTWICENLAEATQRIITEYA; translated from the coding sequence ATGAAATTAGTCATTCTAGATAGAGATGGCGTAATCAATGAAGATAGCGTGAATTTTATTAAAACACCTAATGAATGGATCCCTATTCAAGACAGTCTAGAGTCAATCGCGCTTTTAAACCAATCTGGCTTTAAAGTTGTCATAGCAACTAATCAATCGGGAATTAGCCGAGGTCTGTTTGATGTATCAACGCTTAATCGTATACATGAAAAAATGTTTAAATTACTTTCTCAACAGGGTGGGCATATTGATGCTATCTTTTTCTGCCCTCATCGGGCCGAAGAGGGTTGTGAATGTCGCAAACCAAAACCAGGCATGTTAAAAGAAATTGCCCATCGATTTGGGATTGATTTAAAAAAAGCGCCAGGTATAGGAGACTCCCTAAGGGATCTCCAAGCCTTTGAAGCAGTCGGTGTCCAACCTATACTTGTTAAAACAGGCAAAGGTGAAGAGACGCTTGCTAAAGGTGGGTTACCCAAGAATACCTGGATCTGTGAAAATCTCGCAGAGGCGACACAAAGAATTATTACGGAGTACGCTTAA
- the glyS gene encoding glycine--tRNA ligase subunit beta → MKLDNLLIELLTEELPPKSQKQLGIAFAKSVKEFLIKHHLANETSEDSIFSTPRRIGVYLKDVKDEAENQNTSIKLMPASVGFDASGKPTEALLKKLHAIGLDEKSVNLIAKKNENNSEVLYVDKDIEGAKLKDIIAECISSSLIRLPIKKMMSYQLLDGWTTVNFVRPAHGLIILHGANIIKTNILGIESNRRTLGHRFESQKEMIEIQHADQYKEQMKTEGNVIVSFEERKALIKNELDSRAASLSSQLTPINDEDLLEEVTALVEYPNVLVGEFESKFLEVPQECLILTMKANQKYFPLIDKNKKLANQFLIVSNITPKNSTLIIQGNEKVIRPRLSDAEFFYTQDKKKPLKDYLSQLQHIVYHNKLGTQSERAERVKIIASLIVKNLNQPKLLENVMLASDLSKADLSSNMVGEFPELQGIMGRYYALNEKISEEVAFAIEDHYKPRFSGDTLPRSTVGDIVAIADKIETLIGLFSIGEKPTGDKDPFALRRQVIGIIRILTEKDIDLNLNTTISDSIQATKLTESKDLNSFIFDRISNFFKDQGYAALDIEAVLAIDSGLIGEIPKRLIAIKEFSQLPESKDLASANKRVGNILKKANLKSTLKVNQALLKDIAEVSLYKTLDLVDAEARKEYLTKNYSGSLKLLCKLKNPIDQFFNDVMVNAEDESLKMNRLALLEKLYSAMNLVADLSKLSS, encoded by the coding sequence GTGAAGCTAGATAATTTACTTATAGAGCTTTTAACAGAGGAGTTACCTCCAAAATCACAAAAACAACTTGGCATTGCATTTGCAAAAAGTGTAAAAGAATTTCTTATAAAACATCATCTCGCAAATGAAACATCTGAAGATTCGATTTTTTCTACGCCAAGAAGAATCGGAGTATATCTAAAAGATGTTAAAGACGAAGCTGAGAACCAAAATACATCTATCAAATTAATGCCAGCATCTGTTGGATTTGATGCCTCAGGTAAACCAACGGAAGCTTTATTAAAAAAATTGCATGCAATTGGTTTAGATGAAAAATCTGTAAATCTGATCGCTAAAAAAAATGAAAATAATAGTGAAGTTTTATATGTTGATAAAGATATAGAAGGAGCAAAACTAAAAGATATTATTGCTGAATGTATTTCGTCAAGCTTGATACGTTTGCCAATTAAAAAAATGATGTCGTATCAACTTTTGGATGGATGGACTACTGTAAATTTTGTAAGGCCAGCCCATGGACTAATTATTCTTCACGGTGCCAACATTATCAAAACAAATATTCTAGGTATCGAATCCAATCGAAGAACATTGGGTCATCGCTTTGAATCACAAAAAGAAATGATTGAGATTCAACATGCTGATCAATACAAAGAACAAATGAAAACTGAAGGCAATGTCATTGTATCTTTCGAAGAAAGAAAAGCGCTAATCAAAAATGAATTAGATAGTCGAGCTGCTAGCCTCTCAAGTCAACTTACCCCTATCAACGATGAGGACCTTCTTGAAGAGGTCACAGCGCTTGTTGAATATCCAAATGTTTTAGTGGGAGAATTTGAGTCGAAGTTTCTTGAGGTGCCTCAAGAGTGTCTTATTTTAACTATGAAGGCTAATCAAAAATACTTCCCCTTAATTGATAAAAACAAGAAACTAGCAAATCAATTTTTAATTGTTTCAAATATAACTCCAAAAAATTCAACTCTCATCATTCAAGGCAATGAGAAAGTGATCAGGCCAAGACTATCGGATGCAGAATTTTTTTATACTCAAGACAAGAAAAAGCCTCTTAAAGATTACCTCTCACAACTTCAACATATTGTGTATCACAATAAACTTGGCACCCAATCTGAGAGGGCCGAAAGAGTTAAAATAATCGCGTCTCTGATCGTAAAAAATTTAAATCAACCTAAATTACTAGAAAATGTAATGCTTGCATCCGATTTATCTAAAGCTGATTTATCTTCTAATATGGTAGGTGAGTTCCCTGAACTCCAAGGCATTATGGGCAGATATTACGCACTAAATGAAAAAATTTCAGAAGAAGTAGCGTTTGCTATTGAAGATCATTACAAGCCAAGATTTTCTGGCGATACACTTCCAAGAAGCACTGTAGGAGATATCGTAGCAATTGCTGACAAAATTGAAACTTTAATAGGTTTATTTAGTATTGGTGAAAAGCCGACGGGCGACAAAGATCCTTTTGCATTGAGACGACAAGTTATAGGAATCATCCGTATTCTTACCGAAAAAGATATCGACCTAAATTTAAATACAACTATTTCTGATTCTATTCAGGCCACCAAATTAACGGAATCTAAAGATCTTAATTCTTTTATCTTCGATCGAATCTCCAATTTTTTCAAAGATCAAGGTTATGCTGCGCTTGATATCGAAGCTGTCCTTGCGATTGACTCAGGATTGATTGGTGAGATACCTAAAAGATTAATTGCAATTAAAGAATTTTCCCAGCTTCCTGAGTCTAAGGATTTAGCATCAGCCAACAAAAGAGTTGGAAATATTCTTAAAAAAGCAAATCTTAAATCCACATTAAAAGTTAATCAGGCTTTACTTAAAGACATAGCCGAAGTTAGTTTATATAAAACATTAGATTTGGTAGATGCTGAAGCTAGAAAAGAATATCTAACAAAAAATTATTCAGGTTCATTAAAATTACTTTGCAAACTCAAAAATCCCATTGATCAGTTTTTTAACGATGTCATGGTAAATGCAGAGGATGAATCGCTTAAGATGAATCGACTTGCCCTTCTCGAAAAACTCTACTCAGCAATGAATTTAGTTGCTGACTTATCCAAACTCTCGTCCTAG
- the glyQ gene encoding glycine--tRNA ligase subunit alpha: protein MQLTFQDIILKLQNYWANQGCAILQPYDMEVGAGTSHTATFLRSLGPEPWKATYVQPSRRPKDGRYGKNPNRLQHYYQLQVVLKPSPLDILELYLGSLKALGFNLKENDIRFVEDDWENPTLGAWGLGWEVWLNGMEITQFTYFQQVGGIDCKPITGEITYGLERLAMYIQGVDNVYDLIWTDNLKYGDVYLQNEIEQSAYNFEHSDADFLFQAFTAHEKEANHLMTERLALPAYEQVLKAAHSFNLLDARGSISITERAEYIGRIRNLARNVANSYLQSRANLGFPLADKNHAKEIIDQLNAKKTIKS, encoded by the coding sequence ATGCAATTAACCTTTCAAGACATCATTCTAAAACTTCAAAATTATTGGGCTAACCAAGGATGCGCTATTCTTCAGCCATACGATATGGAGGTTGGCGCAGGCACTTCACACACAGCAACTTTTTTGAGGTCGCTCGGACCCGAGCCCTGGAAGGCAACTTATGTCCAACCAAGCCGACGTCCAAAAGATGGGCGCTATGGTAAAAATCCAAATAGACTTCAACATTATTATCAACTACAAGTTGTTCTGAAGCCTTCCCCATTGGATATCTTAGAGCTTTATTTGGGTTCACTCAAAGCGCTCGGGTTTAATCTTAAGGAAAATGATATTCGCTTTGTTGAAGATGATTGGGAAAACCCAACGCTTGGCGCTTGGGGTTTAGGTTGGGAAGTTTGGCTCAATGGAATGGAAATTACTCAATTCACTTATTTTCAACAAGTAGGTGGTATTGACTGCAAACCAATCACGGGAGAAATAACTTACGGGCTCGAAAGGCTTGCAATGTATATTCAAGGAGTCGACAACGTTTATGACCTTATCTGGACCGATAATTTAAAGTACGGTGATGTCTATCTTCAAAACGAGATTGAACAAAGCGCATACAACTTTGAACATAGTGACGCTGACTTTCTATTTCAAGCGTTTACTGCACACGAAAAAGAAGCCAACCATCTCATGACTGAGCGCTTAGCTCTTCCTGCATATGAACAAGTTTTAAAAGCAGCCCATTCTTTCAATCTTTTGGATGCAAGAGGCTCTATTAGCATCACCGAAAGAGCAGAATATATTGGTCGCATTAGAAATTTAGCTAGAAATGTTGCGAATAGTTACCTTCAAAGCCGTGCAAATTTAGGCTTCCCATTGGCTGATAAAAATCATGCAAAAGAAATCATTGATCAACTTAATGCAAAAAAGACCATTAAATCGTGA
- the lnt gene encoding apolipoprotein N-acyltransferase gives MNKHYPFLYIAISFLLGALSVLSFAPFNYHSISLISLSGLFYIWYKLNHARWSFLSGLFFGLGLFCFGISWIYISLNFYGGMPAWLAYLSTFLFCLFLAFFIGIVGWLSSHRKSSFFLIPFIWTLFEWIRGWFLTGFPWLTMGYSQVPSSPLVGFLPVIGIYGVTFIVTFLALILSLVLRDKNKHSLLIKLSAIGFVLLSGQLLKNIEWTDRIGEPVTVSLIQGNIAQDIKWQKETISQTLNTYQALIQKTKGQIILLPETALPLLMEYIPTTFKESILRHASKEQSHILMGAIERQDTKYFNVVLNLKKDSSQVYRKSHLVPFGEFIPLKFIFQYIYTHYLNMPMNDLSRGSIHQTPMAIGNQKIAFNICYEDVFGEEIIQSLPSATLIANVSNDAWYGRSIAAYQHLQFSQARAIETGRMVIRATNTGATAIIDEHGILIETLPEFTEGVLEGSVQGFKNATPYVLLGNWPVISLCFIALLGWFVRHSKLLWILKKK, from the coding sequence TTGAATAAACATTACCCATTCCTTTATATAGCCATTTCCTTTTTGCTCGGAGCTCTTTCAGTTCTGAGTTTTGCCCCTTTTAACTATCACTCTATTTCGCTCATTTCCCTGAGCGGTCTTTTTTACATTTGGTACAAATTAAATCATGCAAGATGGAGTTTTCTATCAGGGCTTTTTTTTGGACTAGGTTTATTTTGCTTTGGTATCTCATGGATTTACATAAGCCTCAACTTTTATGGTGGTATGCCTGCATGGTTGGCATATCTAAGTACTTTTTTATTCTGTCTCTTCTTAGCTTTTTTTATTGGCATTGTTGGATGGCTTTCTTCACATCGAAAATCGAGCTTTTTTTTAATTCCATTTATTTGGACATTATTTGAATGGATTAGAGGATGGTTTTTAACTGGATTTCCATGGCTCACAATGGGCTATTCACAAGTACCTTCAAGCCCTCTTGTTGGATTCTTACCGGTCATAGGTATTTACGGAGTAACCTTCATAGTCACTTTTCTGGCTTTAATACTTAGCCTCGTTTTGCGTGATAAAAACAAACACTCACTACTTATAAAACTGAGCGCAATAGGTTTCGTATTGCTATCAGGTCAACTCCTTAAAAATATTGAATGGACTGATCGTATTGGTGAACCTGTAACTGTGTCACTTATTCAAGGGAATATTGCTCAGGATATTAAATGGCAAAAAGAGACTATTTCACAAACATTAAATACGTATCAAGCGCTTATTCAAAAAACAAAAGGTCAGATTATTCTTCTCCCGGAAACTGCTTTGCCACTTCTTATGGAATACATCCCTACGACATTTAAAGAATCTATTTTAAGGCATGCTTCAAAAGAACAAAGTCATATTCTTATGGGTGCGATTGAGCGCCAAGATACAAAATATTTTAATGTTGTATTGAATTTAAAAAAAGATTCATCTCAAGTTTATCGTAAATCACATTTAGTGCCATTTGGTGAATTCATACCCTTAAAATTTATTTTTCAATACATTTATACACATTATCTCAATATGCCTATGAATGACCTATCTAGAGGCAGCATCCACCAAACGCCTATGGCTATTGGGAATCAAAAAATTGCATTTAATATTTGTTATGAAGATGTGTTTGGTGAAGAAATTATTCAATCCCTTCCCTCTGCAACACTTATAGCTAATGTAAGTAATGATGCATGGTATGGAAGATCTATTGCTGCTTACCAGCACTTACAATTTTCTCAAGCAAGAGCTATAGAAACAGGCAGAATGGTTATTCGCGCTACAAACACTGGCGCCACAGCCATTATTGATGAACATGGAATCCTTATAGAAACACTGCCCGAATTTACTGAAGGTGTTCTCGAAGGCTCCGTCCAAGGATTCAAAAATGCAACGCCTTATGTTTTGCTTGGTAATTGGCCTGTTATTTCTTTATGTTTCATTGCGCTTCTTGGTTGGTTTGTGAGGCATTCAAAACTTTTATGGATATTGAAAAAGAAGTAG
- a CDS encoding HlyC/CorC family transporter, translating into MSESKKSKLIERLSHFLLRGPEDRGQLFELLKSSYEKNLMDADSLSMIEGVLQVSEMQVRDVMIPRSQMDVIDISHSPEKFIPFIIATAHSRFPVIEDDKNDVIGILLAKDLLKYYAGDDFEIRDMLRPAIFIPESKRLNVLLKEFRSSRNHIAIVVDEYGGVSGMVTIEDVLEQIVGEIEDEFDFDETEDNIIQDKNGRYRVKASTEIEDFNEFFKVTFSNEEFSTIGGLIIHAFGHLPKRDEKITFQGFKITVLRADSRKLYSILLEIDTPGNNV; encoded by the coding sequence ATGAGCGAATCAAAAAAATCTAAATTAATTGAACGTCTGAGTCATTTTCTTTTAAGAGGCCCTGAAGATCGGGGGCAGCTTTTTGAGTTGCTTAAGTCTTCATATGAAAAAAATTTAATGGACGCTGATTCGCTATCTATGATTGAGGGCGTTCTTCAGGTTTCAGAAATGCAGGTAAGAGATGTCATGATTCCAAGATCACAAATGGACGTTATTGATATTTCTCACTCACCTGAAAAATTTATTCCTTTTATTATAGCGACTGCTCACTCGCGCTTTCCTGTGATTGAAGATGACAAAAATGATGTCATTGGTATATTGCTAGCAAAGGATCTTCTTAAATATTATGCAGGCGACGACTTTGAAATTAGAGATATGTTGCGCCCTGCTATATTCATTCCCGAATCCAAAAGACTTAATGTGCTTCTCAAAGAATTCAGAAGCAGTCGTAATCATATTGCAATCGTAGTAGACGAATACGGCGGAGTCTCAGGTATGGTCACAATTGAAGATGTTTTAGAACAAATCGTGGGTGAGATTGAAGATGAATTTGATTTTGATGAGACTGAGGATAATATCATTCAAGACAAAAATGGCCGCTATAGAGTAAAAGCATCAACTGAAATTGAAGACTTTAATGAATTTTTTAAGGTGACCTTTAGTAATGAGGAATTTTCAACTATCGGCGGCTTAATTATTCATGCATTTGGTCACCTGCCAAAACGAGATGAAAAAATTACTTTTCAGGGATTCAAAATTACAGTTTTAAGGGCTGATAGTCGCAAACTCTATTCTATCCTTCTTGAAATTGACACTCCTGGTAATAACGTGTAA
- the ybeY gene encoding rRNA maturation RNase YbeY, protein MELKPIIAIQDMVHTKPIVKKTHCYKWLAPIIDQNAEITIRIVGSDESKNLNTIYRKKKYPTNVLSFLVDDAHHLIGDIVLCAPVIEEEARDQSKNLEAHYAHLIIHGALHLYGYDHENKTDAEIMEEKEIKILTKLGYKNPYLLEEKKSQ, encoded by the coding sequence ATGGAATTGAAACCCATCATTGCAATTCAAGATATGGTGCACACAAAACCAATAGTAAAAAAAACACACTGCTATAAATGGCTCGCACCTATCATTGATCAAAATGCCGAAATAACTATTCGAATTGTAGGAAGTGATGAATCAAAAAATCTAAATACTATATATCGCAAAAAAAAATATCCAACCAATGTACTTTCTTTCCTTGTAGACGATGCGCATCATCTCATTGGAGATATTGTCCTTTGTGCTCCAGTCATAGAAGAAGAAGCAAGAGATCAATCTAAAAATCTCGAAGCCCACTATGCTCACCTTATTATTCATGGTGCACTTCATTTATATGGTTATGATCATGAAAATAAAACAGATGCTGAAATTATGGAAGAAAAAGAGATTAAAATTTTAACTAAACTTGGCTATAAAAACCCTTATCTTTTAGAAGAGAAAAAATCGCAATGA
- a CDS encoding PhoH family protein — translation MEFELPSDNNRQLSNLCGALDQNLKQIEAALEVDIVRRGSSFIINGSSKNIKAAAALIQKFYKKAIDPIELEDIQLGLVEINKFEKGIKATSEINELKTKRTDLRGRTPRQNAYLKNIQDFDITFGIGPAGTGKTYLAVASAVDAINRDKIKRIVLVRPAVEAGERLGFLPGDLAQKVNPYLRPLYDALYDLAGYDNVHKMIDKSIIEIAPLAYMRGRTLNQSFIILDEAQNTTPEQMKMFLTRIGFGSKTVITGDITQIDLAKGQKSGLIEAKKVLSKVKGIAFTHFLSEDVVRHPLVQKIINAYENFEKKKVDN, via the coding sequence ATGGAGTTCGAATTACCTTCTGACAACAACAGGCAATTATCTAATTTATGTGGGGCATTAGATCAAAATCTAAAGCAAATTGAAGCTGCATTAGAGGTTGATATCGTAAGACGTGGATCAAGTTTTATTATAAACGGCTCTTCAAAAAATATAAAAGCTGCCGCAGCTCTTATCCAAAAATTTTACAAAAAAGCTATTGACCCTATTGAATTAGAAGATATTCAATTAGGACTTGTCGAAATTAATAAATTTGAAAAAGGAATAAAAGCAACTTCAGAAATCAATGAACTCAAAACAAAAAGAACTGACCTGAGGGGTAGAACGCCTAGACAAAATGCATACTTAAAAAATATACAGGATTTTGATATCACTTTTGGCATTGGCCCCGCAGGTACAGGAAAAACTTATCTTGCTGTTGCAAGCGCTGTAGACGCAATTAACCGGGATAAAATTAAACGTATCGTTTTGGTGAGGCCTGCTGTAGAAGCTGGTGAGAGATTAGGTTTTCTTCCAGGTGATTTAGCACAAAAAGTGAATCCTTATTTAAGACCTCTTTATGATGCACTCTATGATTTGGCTGGCTACGACAATGTTCATAAAATGATTGATAAAAGCATCATCGAAATAGCGCCCTTAGCCTATATGAGAGGTCGTACACTTAATCAAAGCTTCATCATCTTAGATGAAGCTCAAAATACTACTCCTGAACAGATGAAGATGTTCTTGACCCGCATAGGTTTTGGATCGAAAACTGTGATTACAGGGGATATTACTCAAATTGACTTAGCGAAAGGTCAAAAAAGTGGCTTGATTGAAGCAAAAAAGGTTTTGTCGAAAGTGAAAGGCATTGCATTTACTCATTTCTTATCTGAAGATGTAGTAAGACATCCTCTTGTTCAAAAAATTATTAATGCGTATGAAAATTTTGAAAAAAAGAAAGTAGATAATTAA
- the miaB gene encoding tRNA (N6-isopentenyl adenosine(37)-C2)-methylthiotransferase MiaB, translated as MLKKVFIKTFGCQMNEYDSSKMQDVLNQSHATSKTEDPKEADLIILNTCSVREKAEEKIYSHLGEYEALKKTNPNLLIAIGGCVASQEGDNILKRAPFVDLIFGPQTLHRLPELVNKRKSAGSSQVDISFPEIEKFDHLPAPSFSGASAMVSIIEGCSKYCSFCVVPYTRGEEISRPFDDILAEVIHLASLGAKEITLLGQNVNAYRSITKNGSSADLALLIEYISEIDAIKRIKFTTSHPNEMNDSLIECFGKFPKLAAHLHLPIQSGSDRILSSMKRNYTALEYKNIIRKLKNNCPQISISSDFIIGFPNETDADFEMTKRIMEDVKFDFSFSFLYSPRPGTPASYIHDEISHETKLRRLNELQLINDAQGKAISHLMLGTKQRILIDGQSWKNPTEMAGKTDNNRVVDVKADKSFINQFVDVTITEVTSKRLRGEII; from the coding sequence ATGCTTAAAAAAGTTTTTATTAAAACGTTCGGCTGTCAAATGAATGAGTACGACTCATCCAAAATGCAGGATGTATTAAATCAATCTCACGCTACTTCCAAAACAGAAGATCCGAAGGAAGCTGATCTTATTATCTTAAATACTTGCTCTGTCAGAGAAAAGGCTGAAGAAAAAATATACAGCCACCTTGGTGAATATGAAGCTCTTAAAAAAACCAATCCCAATTTACTTATTGCAATTGGAGGATGTGTTGCTAGCCAAGAAGGAGACAATATTCTTAAGCGGGCTCCTTTTGTAGATCTTATTTTTGGCCCACAAACTCTTCATCGATTACCAGAGTTAGTAAACAAAAGAAAATCGGCTGGCTCATCACAAGTTGATATTTCCTTCCCTGAAATAGAAAAATTTGATCATCTTCCCGCTCCAAGCTTTTCAGGGGCTTCTGCTATGGTTTCAATTATTGAGGGATGTAGCAAATATTGTTCATTCTGTGTTGTTCCTTATACGCGTGGGGAAGAGATCTCTAGGCCTTTTGACGATATATTAGCTGAAGTGATCCATCTAGCATCTTTAGGCGCAAAAGAAATCACCCTTCTCGGACAAAATGTTAATGCTTATCGATCTATCACTAAAAATGGATCTTCTGCAGACCTGGCTTTACTTATAGAATATATTTCTGAGATTGATGCAATTAAACGCATTAAATTTACAACAAGCCATCCTAATGAAATGAATGACAGTCTTATAGAATGTTTTGGAAAATTTCCAAAGCTTGCAGCACATCTTCACTTACCTATTCAATCAGGCTCAGACCGCATATTGTCATCAATGAAGAGAAATTACACGGCTTTAGAATACAAAAATATCATAAGAAAATTAAAAAATAATTGTCCTCAAATTTCAATAAGCTCTGATTTTATTATTGGATTTCCTAACGAAACAGATGCTGATTTTGAAATGACAAAAAGAATTATGGAGGATGTTAAATTTGATTTCAGCTTTAGTTTTTTATATAGCCCAAGACCAGGAACTCCAGCCTCATACATTCACGACGAAATCTCTCATGAAACAAAATTAAGAAGATTGAATGAATTACAATTAATAAATGATGCGCAAGGCAAGGCGATAAGCCATCTTATGCTGGGCACTAAACAACGCATTTTAATTGATGGTCAATCATGGAAGAATCCAACTGAAATGGCTGGCAAAACAGATAATAATAGAGTGGTTGATGTTAAAGCCGATAAATCATTTATTAACCAATTTGTAGACGTCACAATTACCGAGGTGACTTCAAAAAGACTTCGCGGAGAAATTATTTAA